In the Streptomyces sp. 3214.6 genome, CCGGAGTCCTTAAGGAAGTGCAGCAGCGAGACGCACGAGCCTGATCTCCGGAGGCAGGATCACGTCTGTCGGCTTCTGACCTCGGTGATCGATGTCTCCGGGGCGCATCATCGGTCCTTCCACTGCACCGGCAATAAAACGCGGAGCTGTCCCGCCTGCTTGGGGGGGCGATCCACCTGCCCTTGAGGGTTCGTCGGCCAATACGCGGCACGGACAAGCCCCGGCCCCGTCCCGTCCCGCTCCGCCGGCGGAGCGGGACGCCTTCGACAGCAGGGGTGGCCTACTCCAGCGGCTTCTCGTCGAGGAAGCGCCGCAGTACGTTGCCTGTGATCTTCGCGATGTTGTTGTCGTACCCGTTGTGGGAAAGCGACCCGGTCCAGGCGATGGATCCGACCGAGAAGAATCCGCCGCCGCCCTCCAGCGCGCAGTAGACCATGTCCGAGCGGACCGCCGGCTGCTCGGTTCCGCCCATCCCCGGGAGCATTTCGAAGATCTCCTCGGTCACCAGCAGGTAGTTGTCGGAGAAGGGCCCGGAGGTGGCCAGGACCAGGGTTCCGGGCGGCGAGCCGAGCGCCGGGTTCCAGCAGTCGATCTCGGCGCCGGCCGCGCCGCCGCCGATGATGCCGAAGTCTCCCAGGAGCTCGTTCTCACCGACGCCGTCGAAGATGAAGGCCGCACGCGGATCCTGGCTGTCCGCAAGGCGCTCGTAGTAGGTGCAGCGGTCGAAGCCCTGGGCCGCCATGCCGACTCCTACCAGACGCTGCGGGGCCTTGCCCTTGTTGCGCCACAGGCCGCTGGCCTCGCCCGAGGTGGTGTGGCGGCGTTCGGCGAAGGGTGACTGGTGGGGGCGGGTGCCGCCGTCGGCCCGGCGCAGCTCCATCAGGTGCGGGGCGTCGGGGTCGTAGGAGACGGTCGCGAAGAAGCCGTTGCCGCCCAGGTACATCAGCCGGCCGCCGTTCGCGGTGAACTCCTCAAGGGCGTCGAGCTCGCGCCGCGTGACGTATTCGGGGTGGCTTCCGGTGATCACGACGCGGTAGTCGCGCAGCAGGTCGTGGCCTTCCCGGTCGAGGTCCTCGTCCGTGAGGGCGTCGAACTCGCACTCCGCGGTCTCCAGCCAGTGCACGAGGGACAGGTCGGCGGGCAGGCCCCAGGGGCCTTCGCTCATGAACGAGGCGCGGTACCGCGGCTGCAGGCTGATCAGCGGACGGCGGACGCTGCCGAACACCACGCCGGACCCGTCGTTGTGGATCTCGTAGAGGGAACGGCCGAACTCGGGGTGGTCCTGCAGGACCAGGTCTTCCTTGTGGACGATGGGCGTGTGCCCGAGGAGCATCTCCATGCCGTCCGCCTCGAATGCGATCCTGTCGTTGGCATACGCCAAGTAGGTCGCCGTGGGGAACAGGACGGCGACGTCCTTGCGGCGGCGGCCCGGCCCGACGAGGAAGGGCACGTGCTGCTCGATGCCCTCGGCCCGCAGCCGCACCGCGTAGACGCCGCTGGGCAGGTCCTCGGGCACCTCGAAGGTGAACGCCGCGGGCCACTGGGCGTCAGCGATGTCGTCGTCGTGGAAGTGGATGGCGTCGAACTCGTCGGGCGCAAGCCGGAAGTCCTCCACGACACCTTGGAACTCGGGCCCGGTGACGCCCCGGACGGGCGCGTTGACACAGCGGCCGTGCAGCATGTGAGGCCCCTCGTCGACCACATCCCACAGCAGCAGCCCGTCGGGGCGCCGGCTGCGGCCGAAGTGCCAGGCAGCCACCGGCTCACGCACCTCGGAGGCATCATCGGCGGCGCGTTCGATACGGACGCCACCGATCTTCCCGTTGAACGCGGTCGCCGCGAGCAGCCGGTCACCATCCCTGCGAGCCAGCGCGCCGATACGGAACGGCATCGAGGAAGCCGTCCGGACTGCCGAGGCGGCTGCGCTCGCCTGCTCGGGTACGGCGGCTGCGGCGGCCGGTGCCACCCGGTCCGCGCAGTGGTCCAGCGGGGTCTGCCGCAGGGTGATCTGCCCCGCCGACCGCGGCAGTTCGACCTCGAGCCGGTACCACTGGTGGGCCGTCAGCTCCTGTTCCAGGGTGAGGGTCCGCCGCTGACCGCCCTCGCTCCATACGACGGACGGCTTGCCGTCATCGAGCAGCAGGGCCCAGCCGGTCATGGTCGCCTCGTCCCAGGTGCCCATGACCGCCTGGCGCTCGCCGGTGAAGCCGACGGAGCTCTGGCTGACCCGATAGGCGCCCAGGCTCCCTGAACGGTTGTCACGCGGAAGCGTCGGGAAGACGGCGGCGCGGATGACCAGCGCGTCGGGGTCCGCCAGCAGGCCCCTCGGGTCAGGGACTTCGACGTAGGAGCCGGGCTGGCAGGCGTAGTAGTGCCCCGCGTACGTCCCATCGATGGTGGAAGGGACCTCGGTCTCCAGGAAACCCGGCCCCGCCTGCCCGTCGTAGCCGTGTCGCAGGCGTACCAGGGCGGCGTCGTAGGCCGACGGGCCCTCACAGCTGATGTGGAACGACAGGTGCTCGCCGGGACGGGCGGAGAAGCGATCGGTGTAGCCGAAGACGTTCTGGGTCGTCGTGCGGCCGCTGGGGAGTGGCATGACCCTCCTCGTTTCTTTCTAGTTCTGCAGTTCCGCGACACGCGCGGTGAAGATGTACCGCATGGCGACTTCGTAGTCCTCGAAGGACTGCTCGGTCAGGAGCAGGTTGCCGGGCATGCCCAGGACGATCTGCGCCACGCGCCAGGGGCCGTCGGGTCCTTCGGAGAAGACGATGTGCTTGCCCGAGACGGGCAGGCTGCGCAGCGCCCGCAGCACGCGTTGAGTGCGGTCGTTGTGCGGTCCCAGCGGAGCCGCGTCATGGGCAGCGACGACCTCGTCGGTGCACTCCTTGCGCAGGCGTTCCTCGCTGCGCAGACGGAACACTTCGAGCAGTTCGGCCGAGCGGTCTGCACTGGTGCGCATCAGTTCACCTCCTGCTGCTGGAACACCGTTGCGGTGCGACGGGACAAGGGCGATGGGCTCACGGGAGTGTGCCTTTCTTGTACTGAAGGAGCTCGCGAGCGCCGGGCAGCGACTGAGGCATTCGCCTCGATGTGACGGTGTCTCGGGCCGATGCCTGTGCTGCCCGGCGGTATGCGCGAGTGCGGTCAGGCGTCGGAGCCACCGAGCGCACGGCCGGTGAGCTTGAAGTACGCCGCCACGCCGAGGCCGATGACGAGCCAGCACGAGCCGACGATCTTGGCGTTGGAGTCCGCGTTCCACAGCGCGACCAGGAGGAGTGCGGCGCCGAGGATCGGGGAGACCCAGTGGACGAAGAAGCGGCGGCTGCCGCCTCGGACGACGAAGTGGGTGAAGACGCTGACGTGGAGGAGGACGTAGGCGGTGATCGCGCCGAAGGTCACCAGGGTGGTCAGCAGTCCCGCCTGCTCCACGCCGAGAATGCCGACTCCTACCGACAGGACTGCGATGAAGATCATCGCGTTGAGGGGGACCTGGTGCCTGTCGCTGACCCGCGACAGGAACTTCGGCAGCTGTCCGTCGCGGGCCATGCTGAAGACCAGGCGGGCGGAGGTGGCGTTGGAGGCGATGGTGTTGGCGAAGATCGCGATCAGGGCAGCGGTCAGCAGGACGACCGTTTTGAACCAGCCCGCCATGGCCGTGCCCACCACGTTGTAGAAGGCGTTGTTGACCGGGTCCCCGTCGGCGAATTCCGTCCCGCTCGGGACCAGCATGCCCGCCACGAAGACCTGTACGACGAACAGCGCGGTCACCTGGTAGAGGACGATCATGGTGGCCTTGGAGACGGTCCTGCCCCCGCCCTCGGCCTCCTCGTTCAGTGTCGAGATGGCGTCGAAGCCGATGTAGCTCAGGGCGGCGACGGGGACCGCACCGAGGACCAGGGACCAGGAGCCGCCGTCGGCGGGGACGAACGGGTTGAGCGACAGATGCGCCCGGCCCTGGAGGATGAGTACGGCCGCCCAGACCAGGAACACGGCCAGCACGACCAGCTGGATGCAGAGGAAGATCTTGTTCATCGTCGCGGTGACGCTGATGCCCATGATGTTGATCAGGGCGGTCGCGGCGACGAAGATCACCACCCAGATCCAGGCGGGCACCCAGGAGACCACTCCGGTCATCGCGCTGGCTGCGAAGACGCACAGCAGCGCGGGCAGCAGCAGGTAGTCGAGCAGGATGGCCCACCCGGAGACGAACCCGAGGAAGCGGTTGCTGCCCATCCGCACGTAGCTGTAGACCGAGCCTGCGACCGGGAACCGGACCGCCATCTCCTTGTAGCTGATGGCACTGAACAGCATCGCGATCGCGGCCACCACGTACACCGCGGCGACCGCGCCGGCGGCCATGTTGTAGACGATGCCGAACACCGCGACGGGGGCGAGCGGCACCATGTAGATCAGGCCATAGATGACGACGTCGGCCAGGCTGAGCGTGCGGGCGAGCTCCTGCTCGTAACCGAGCTCGTGCAGCCGGTCGCTGTCGTCATACGCGCCGTCAGGTCTTTCGGGCACTGCTTGCGGAGCTTCTGGAACGTTCATGGCCGGGCCTCCTGAGGGATGAACGAGCCCCGGTCGGCTGTCGGTCCCGTGGGCGGCAACAGCGGGGAGGACGCGGGGGTCGGCAGCAGCCGGCTCGGCGGGTGGGGGCCGCCTTCAGCGCGGGCTTCTCTTCACCTCGAATATGGCTTTCGGCCACCTTGCGCCTCAATACGCATTCCTACCGACAGCGGTGGTCAGCGGTCCAGGCGCAGAATCCCGTCGCGCAGCGCCGACGCCACCGCGCCGGCGCGCGACGGCTGCCCCATCTTGTGGAGGATCCGCTCCACGTGCGTGGTCACCGTGCGCAGGGAGACGTCTCGCTGCGATGCCAGCTGCTGGTTCGAGAACCCCGCTGCCATCCCGTTCAGGATGTCGTACTCGCGCGGCGAGAGGGAATGGGGCAGGCCGGCTGTCGGAAGCTCCTGCACCAGTACGGCCGGCTCCGGCCGTCCCAGCGGATCGGCCACCTTCAGGACCTGCAGCGTGAGCCATCCTTCGCTCGACGCCTGCAGCCCGGTGGCGGCGACCTGCGGCGAGGCCATGAAGCGGTGCAGGAAGCCGGTGAAGTCGGGCTGCGTGGGCGCGAGCGCCGGGGCGCACGACTCGACGGCCCAGGCACGGCCGGTGTGGTCGATCAGGGTGGCGTTCGCTCCCGAGGGTATGGCGCATCGGGTGGTCTGCCGTCGACCCACGTCGCACATCCGCGCCAGCGCAGGCGCCAATGCCTTGAGGAGTTCGAACGCGTCATCACGGAACGCGCCGCGCGCCGCCGCGGAGAAGTGCAGCATGCCCGTGTACACCCCGCTGTCCGAGAAGAGGCATGCGGTCATGCCGTCTTCGAAGCCGGCAGGTCTGAGCACCTCTCGGTACATCGGGGACACTCGGTAGTCGCCTGGCATGTCGTCGATCCGCATCGGCAGGTGCCGCTCCCGGACCGGCCGGTTCTCGGCGCTCGTCGCATAACGGTCACCCAGTGCGGCAACTGTTTCGTCGCCGTAGGTGACCGCAGCGAGCGCGCGGTGCGCATGGTCCGTCGGGTCCCAGATCATGAGGGCGCCGGCGTCGTGATGAGTCACCGGCTCGAGCAGCCTCAATACCGTCATCGCGGCCTCGTGCCGGTCACGGGCTCCGGCTGCATAGGCAGCCTCGGCCAGGACTCGGGTGTGGGATGGCTTCATCAGCGGATCCCTCTCAAAGCTGGGCTACCCCACCCCACGATAGCAACGTCTTCTCGGCCTCTGAGGATGAGAGCTGCGGTCGCGGTTGCACATCGCGCTCGCGGTGACCGCCTGAGTAAGGGAGTCGGCTGGCCCTGCTGACTGTCACTCGGCGAGGCGCCGATTTCATCGCTGTCCGGGACGGTTGCTTCCGAGAGAACCACTCCCTCAAGGGCCAACCGGAACGCAGCGAGGTCGACACTCTCGCCGCCTACGTCAAGGCGCTCGGCGGCAAGCTGAAGATCGTTGCTGACTTCGGTGATGAGACCTACGTCCTCGGCTGATCCGATCGACGCGCTGCGGCCCAGGGCCATGCGCAGTCCGGCGGACAGGGTCGCCTCTTGATGTCAGGGAAGACTGACTGACCCCAATCTGGACAACCGCATCTGACCTGCGGAAACGTCGCGGATGAGTATTGATCGGCAAGGACCGCCAAGATCCCCAAAGGATTCATAATCCGTCGGCCGTGGGTTCGAGCCCCACCCGCCCCACTGTGCAGGTCGCTGACCTGCGGAAACGTCTCATCAGGGTTGTGGATTCGGGACTTTTGGGTCCCGGGGCTGAATCCGCTGCTCGTGACTTCAAGTCTGTGGTTGGGGGCGTTAGTTCGAATCGCTCTGACGCGTAAATACCTACCGGCGTGGGCAAAACCGCAGGTAGCTGACCAGCTGACCTCCGCCTCCTGCGCTGCCACCCCGCAACGCGGTGTTGATCAAGGGCTATGGGGCCTTCAGCGTGCCCATTTACCCCTCCCACGGCGGCCGGCGAAGCCGCCCTGGATCGCTGACCTGTGCTGATGTGATGGCTTGGGCGTTGGGCGCGCCTCCATGGCCGACGTTTTCGAGGGGTTGGACGCCCGATTCTGGACGCTGGCTTGACACGAGGAATCGCAAGTGCCGTGCGTTGGCTCAGGTGATCGCGGGGAAAACGGCCCGTACTGGACACGGCCCAGCGCGCCCTTGTCTCATGCCGGGGTGCGTGCGCCGCTGTGAGACGGCGAGGCAGCCGACGAGTCCCATGATCATGGCCGTTCAGTGCAGTGGGGCACCCGGTCAGCGAGGGAGGTCTCGAGGCGACGGGTGAGGACATGGGCGGCCCGGAAGGCGGTCACCGCGCAGGGGTGTCGCAGCGTGGGTCGGGAGGAGAAACCCCTTCGCCTCCCCTGTGCTGGCCCCTGAACTGGGCTGCTGCAAGTGCAGTGCCCTGCGGTGATGCCGTAGCGGGGGATGCGGTGAGCGGGGCGAAAACGCGTCTTGTCGGGTATCAGATTCTCTGAGAAAATCAGGTCATGAAGACGATGACCGCTACCGAAGCATCACGGAACTTCGCCTCCGTGCTGGACAGTGCGGAACGCGGGGAAACCATTGTGATCACCCGTGGAGGCAAGCGTCTGGCCGTGCTGGCTCCCGCGCCCAAGGCCACGGGACGGGCGGTGAAGGACGCTCTCCTGCGTCATGTCGGCACCCTTGATGACGCCTTCGAGGACGACGTGACGGCCACCCGTGATCTGCTGACGCTGGACGATCCGTGGAGCGACTGATCCTGGACACCGGCGTGCTGATCGCGATCGAGCGCCGGCAGGTCTCCCTCGATCAGGCGCTGGCCGACGACGACGATCCGGCGATCGCCGCCATCACAGCGGCGGAACTGCTCCAGGGGGTGGAACTGGCGGGCGACACTAATCGGGTTGCCCGCCAGTCCTTCGTCGACACCGTCCTCGCCACCATCCCGGTCGAGGAGTACACCGTGGACGTGGCCCGCGCGCACGCGCGGCTGCTCGCGCATGTCCGCAGGGCTGGCCAGCCCCGAGGTGCCCACGACCTGATCATCGCGGCCACCGCGCTGACCACCGCGCGTACCGTGGTCACCTACGACAAGCGAGCCCGCTTCGACGACCTTCCCGGAGTTCGGGTACGTCAGGTGTGACAGGCCGTTGGCAGACGGCCGAGGGTTTCGAGGCCGTTCCGGGCAGCCTCGCGAGGGCCAAGGGACGTCGGGCAGGGATGTCGGTCCGCAAACCCCCGTACGCGCGACTCTTCGGTCAGGGGCTGCTCGCCGCGCCGAGTGTCTCCCAATGGAGCGTGCGCTCACACCAGCGGTTCAGGAGCGTACGGTCATGTCCTACGGCGAGGAGTCCCGCGCCGGTGGATCGCCGGTAGCCCGTCCACTCTCCGCGTTCCCGACCCTCGGGCCGGGCCGGTGTCTCCTCCTCCGCCGACGTCCTCGTTGACCGTCTCTGACTTCGTGGGGAAAACGGCTTTGTCGGAGATCGATGGGACAAGGCCACCGGTCTCCGGCGCGGTGCTCTACGGAACCTGTCGCGCCGACCCGGCCCTGCTCGCGGACCGGGCGGCCGAAGCGGTCGCCGACGCTTACCGGCGACTGGCCGCCGAGCCGGTCATCCGTGACGAGGTCCACCGCCGCCTGCGCCTGCTGTACGCCGCGCCGTCGGCGAGCAGTGCCGCTCGAAGAACTCCGCCAGGTTCATGCCGAGTTGCGGCGCATAGTCCAGCAGGTCCCCGAAGGTGATCTGCGTGGTCGGATGCTCGGCATGGCCAGCCGACGGGCTCAACCTCCGCCACGGCCTCGGTACCGGGCCCGCCCCT is a window encoding:
- a CDS encoding N,N-dimethylformamidase beta subunit family domain-containing protein produces the protein MPLPSGRTTTQNVFGYTDRFSARPGEHLSFHISCEGPSAYDAALVRLRHGYDGQAGPGFLETEVPSTIDGTYAGHYYACQPGSYVEVPDPRGLLADPDALVIRAAVFPTLPRDNRSGSLGAYRVSQSSVGFTGERQAVMGTWDEATMTGWALLLDDGKPSVVWSEGGQRRTLTLEQELTAHQWYRLEVELPRSAGQITLRQTPLDHCADRVAPAAAAAVPEQASAAASAVRTASSMPFRIGALARRDGDRLLAATAFNGKIGGVRIERAADDASEVREPVAAWHFGRSRRPDGLLLWDVVDEGPHMLHGRCVNAPVRGVTGPEFQGVVEDFRLAPDEFDAIHFHDDDIADAQWPAAFTFEVPEDLPSGVYAVRLRAEGIEQHVPFLVGPGRRRKDVAVLFPTATYLAYANDRIAFEADGMEMLLGHTPIVHKEDLVLQDHPEFGRSLYEIHNDGSGVVFGSVRRPLISLQPRYRASFMSEGPWGLPADLSLVHWLETAECEFDALTDEDLDREGHDLLRDYRVVITGSHPEYVTRRELDALEEFTANGGRLMYLGGNGFFATVSYDPDAPHLMELRRADGGTRPHQSPFAERRHTTSGEASGLWRNKGKAPQRLVGVGMAAQGFDRCTYYERLADSQDPRAAFIFDGVGENELLGDFGIIGGGAAGAEIDCWNPALGSPPGTLVLATSGPFSDNYLLVTEEIFEMLPGMGGTEQPAVRSDMVYCALEGGGGFFSVGSIAWTGSLSHNGYDNNIAKITGNVLRRFLDEKPLE
- a CDS encoding APC family permease; protein product: MNVPEAPQAVPERPDGAYDDSDRLHELGYEQELARTLSLADVVIYGLIYMVPLAPVAVFGIVYNMAAGAVAAVYVVAAIAMLFSAISYKEMAVRFPVAGSVYSYVRMGSNRFLGFVSGWAILLDYLLLPALLCVFAASAMTGVVSWVPAWIWVVIFVAATALINIMGISVTATMNKIFLCIQLVVLAVFLVWAAVLILQGRAHLSLNPFVPADGGSWSLVLGAVPVAALSYIGFDAISTLNEEAEGGGRTVSKATMIVLYQVTALFVVQVFVAGMLVPSGTEFADGDPVNNAFYNVVGTAMAGWFKTVVLLTAALIAIFANTIASNATSARLVFSMARDGQLPKFLSRVSDRHQVPLNAMIFIAVLSVGVGILGVEQAGLLTTLVTFGAITAYVLLHVSVFTHFVVRGGSRRFFVHWVSPILGAALLLVALWNADSNAKIVGSCWLVIGLGVAAYFKLTGRALGGSDA
- a CDS encoding helix-turn-helix transcriptional regulator, with protein sequence MKPSHTRVLAEAAYAAGARDRHEAAMTVLRLLEPVTHHDAGALMIWDPTDHAHRALAAVTYGDETVAALGDRYATSAENRPVRERHLPMRIDDMPGDYRVSPMYREVLRPAGFEDGMTACLFSDSGVYTGMLHFSAAARGAFRDDAFELLKALAPALARMCDVGRRQTTRCAIPSGANATLIDHTGRAWAVESCAPALAPTQPDFTGFLHRFMASPQVAATGLQASSEGWLTLQVLKVADPLGRPEPAVLVQELPTAGLPHSLSPREYDILNGMAAGFSNQQLASQRDVSLRTVTTHVERILHKMGQPSRAGAVASALRDGILRLDR
- a CDS encoding type II toxin-antitoxin system Phd/YefM family antitoxin is translated as MKTMTATEASRNFASVLDSAERGETIVITRGGKRLAVLAPAPKATGRAVKDALLRHVGTLDDAFEDDVTATRDLLTLDDPWSD
- a CDS encoding PIN domain-containing protein, producing MERLILDTGVLIAIERRQVSLDQALADDDDPAIAAITAAELLQGVELAGDTNRVARQSFVDTVLATIPVEEYTVDVARAHARLLAHVRRAGQPRGAHDLIIAATALTTARTVVTYDKRARFDDLPGVRVRQV